From the genome of Populus trichocarpa isolate Nisqually-1 chromosome 15, P.trichocarpa_v4.1, whole genome shotgun sequence, one region includes:
- the LOC7476743 gene encoding E3 ubiquitin-protein ligase RZF1 — MSLINRPRVTVNGIRRMRTFHYFWCQNCQRTLRLTSLNRLEIFCPHCFREINHELDVSRPRLIADLSGLEPSPGARLLDSLAQMLDRPTRRQDADFGRRIRWVPGSANGPWITLQFVDPPSLQRPAIAAPRPVVPPSNSSDNRSHIDNFGNDEDDLLLQDTTHTELLGPPPAPVSAIEALPVVKITEQHLMNDMHCPVCKEIFEVGGDVMELPCKHLYHSDCIVRWLNLHNTCPVCRYELCDESDKDLPGENAEFFVFEELTNSINWLRNQLHSLQPIRAFSDWTQRYLDFLDSRLATSRGASSWWRSWFIF; from the exons ATGTCATTGATCAATCGCCCTCGTGTTACAGTCAACGGAATCAGAAGAATGAGAACTTTTCATTACTTCTGGTGTCAAAATTGCCAGCGTACGTTAAGGTTAACCTCCTTAAACCGACTTGAAATCTTTTGTCCGCATTGCTTTAGGGAAATAAATCATGAGCTAGATGTATCAAGGCCCAGGCTTATTGCTGATCTATCTGGCTTAGAGCCGTCTCCAGGTGCACGGTTGTTGGACTCTTTGGCGCAAATGCTCGATCGTCCTACAAGGCGGCAGGATGCTGATTTTGGTAGAAGAATCAGATGGGTACCTGGAAGTGCCAATGGACCTTGGATTACCCTCCAGTTTGTGGATCCTCCAAGCCTGCAAAGACCTGCTATCGCGGCACCACGGCCTGTTGTTCCTCCAAGTAATAGTAGTGATAACAGAAGCCATATTGACAATTTTGGTAACGATGAAGATGATCTGCTCCTTCAAGATACGACACATACTGAACTGCTAGGGCCACCTCCTGCACCAGTTTCGGCAATTGAAGCGTTGCCGGTGGTGAAAATCACTGAACAACATTTGATGAACGACATGCATTGTCCTGTATGTAAGGAGATATTTGAGGTTGGTGGTGACGTGATGGAGCTACCGTGCAAGCATTTGTACCATTCTGATTGCATTGTTCGTTGGCTGAACTTGCATAATACTTGCCCAGTTTGCCGGTATGAGCTATGTGACGAATCTGACAAAGATCTTCCAGGTGAAAATGCTGAGTTTTTTGTCTTTGAAGAGCTGACAAACAGCATAAATTGGCTGAGGAATCAGCTCCATTCTTTACAGCCGATTCGTGCATTTTCTGATTGGACACAGCGATACCTTGATTTCTTAGACAGTAGACTTGCTACTTCGCGTGGAG CCAGCTCTTGGTGGCGTTCTTGGTTCATTTTTTAA